The segment TATAGTTATTAACTTCCAAGGTGAGAACGGACCAACAACAAAATATCCATAGCACGCATAATTAGTGTATAGAGACGATGAACTCACCAGCATCTGGAAGTCCATCCTTTCTCAACACAAAAGTCCGCTTCCTGTCATGGTCCAGGATGGCAATTTTTGTAGGTGTACTGAGATATACTTTGTCAACCTTTTTCATTAAGGATAACAGTAATAAAACAATAAACACAAAGTAGAATTAAAAAGACCAGGAAAATGGATAAGCCTGCTTATGAAAATCAACACTAACTTCTGACTCGAATGTTAATGCGTCCCCTTGTTCAGTGAACCGCTCTCTATTCTTCAGGTTATCCAAATAATCCAGCGTCTCTAGTCCTTCTACTCGCACTTCactaaacaaaatagaaaaaaaaattacaaagagCAAGAATGAGTAGGCCCTTGCAATTTATCATACAACAATGTCTAGAAACAAAGCTTTTTTTCATTCTATCTGTAATACAAACGTGTTATTAAAACAACTTTATTAACATTTCAATATAAAGTCATCATCTTTTGCAAGAGTATCTAGAACACCTATTCAAAATAGTAAAGCAAATATATTTAGCTACAATGTAGAAGACTGTAGCCTGCATGATTATAAACCATACGTGTAAGTAAACTACTCATGTCCAGTGACTAATAACTTTGATCTCATATTTATTCTCCTGCTCTTGATAGTCCCACTAGAACTATAGGGTGATTTCATCAAGGAATGTTCAGAGATTGCATCTCACATTGCTTTCAAGACTTAAGGAAAAGAGACCAGCATtgttaaataaagaaaataactgcaacaagtaaaattaaaaattcataataccaTATTTACATGTGAAGGTTCTCAAAACTAAAAACCACAAGATGGCAAGAAAAATATATTGAACCTGATATCAGTGACTGAAAAATAGGtgtgataggcaaatgtaaaTGTAAACGACTTTCCATCAGTGTTGGTATTTCGAATGCGGGATGTCAACATCAAATCACCACCAGGACCCAAAGCTATCCTTAATCGACACTCATACCTGCACAAGATAGCATATCCCTTAATCCAAACAATGGAACTTCAGTATCAATCTCACATGCCTACCTAAATGTACACATTAAATAAACAGGACAAGTAACATAGAAATGAAATCGGTTAATCCATAAATCTATATACAGACCAGTACTAGAGCACATTAAGATTGACTTCAAAAACAGTGTACAACCGGATCCCATAAACAATAATGTTTTATGGGAATAACAAACTCTATTCCATgccactttaacaattttgcttAAACTAAAGCACTGAAATTAAAATGTCAATTTAGGAACATAATTAAATAGATCAAACTTCGTATTGAGATATGCACCTGTGAGGCCAGATTTTCACTTCTTCTTCAGAGTGCCTGAGGATTAAGTCCACGAAGGCCCTGTGAGAAGTATTTGCCGGAAATGGTGGGGGATCAGGATCAACACTCCAAAGACGATTCCTTGCAAATCCATGTTGCTCAAGAGAATCAATAGTCCCGAACTGCAGACCGCAAACATTTGAGCTGGAAGAAAAGTATACATAATAATTGCAAAAACACAAAGACAAGAATTGAAGCACATACTTGAGGAAAACAGATCTGTATACCTCCACGAATAGCATTAGGGGGCTTAAATGTAGCCTGCAGAAAGCACACATATTCATTGATAAGGCAATCCTATTGCTAGTTTTCtcccaaaataaaaaatcaatataCATGGATCATTTCAATTAGAAAGTTTTTGTACTTCAAGAAAATCAAGAAACCTTGTTTATATCAAAAGGTAAGTAAAACTGACAGTTCTTTCGACATTTCCCTCCCAAAACTAACTCATTTTTCAGAAGTGCTTTTTAAGCACTAACCTCTATACCAAATACCATCAAGTGTTGATCAAACATGAAACACCAACTAAATAACTATAACCTGCAAGAATTAATCAACACACTGCAAAATTATGAGACCCTACAAGCATATGGTTGACTAAATGGGATAAAAAGATAACAGGATTACAAGTGACCAATGTGGTAAAAGTCATCCCATGAACTATTGCATGCACATTCTGGGACTATCTCTGCTGAAGATAATTAATAAAATGCGGAAAAggtaactttaattcttttaaatccgTAAGCTAAACATCTTCTTACAAGAATAATTCTAAAACAGATACCTTACTACTAAGGAAAAGCAACTGTTCCCTGAATTCATTCTTCCAAGAAGTGACTTGGCCTCCATCCAGATAGACCTGTTTAAGAGGAAAAATGGAAAATGAAGACAGAATTTGTGTTGTCTAAGAGTGTATTAAGTTTTTCAGGAAGACTGCCTAAGCAGCAATCACAACTTTCTCTGTTGATACGATGGGATTTCAAGAAACACTGATTCCACTTTTAAGCATGGTTAATATAAGGAAAAAAATCAACAGACTGCAGATATTCAAACAAAAGAATTAATTTTCAGAAATAATTATCATCAGAAGAAAGAGAGTGAGATAAAGATTCTCATGGCTTTAAGGACACAGAAATGGATTATTATCTATACTAGTATACTACGGTGGAGGAAATCAAAGACTTCTCTAGTGAACTCAATTTATCATCATGCGTCCATTTAACTAAATATGTTAACATAATAAATCAAGATCAACTTTATTATTTGTCATCCAATAGGATGTGGTAAGCATATCAACTCACACGTTTTAAACTTCCCTGTAGGTGTATAGAAATAGTAATAATGAGCTTTAATCGGCACCCTCAAGATTGGTTTCTCAAGAATCTTTCGGTTCATACATTTCACCTTTCTCTTGACATCTTCTTTTGTCTTTTTTATAAACACACTCGGTGCCATTCACGACTACAACAAAGAATGAATTATTCTTCTTTTTAAATTCAATGCAAACGCAACGCATCTTCAGGAGATTCATAGAACACATTCGGTCCCATTCACGAGTACGACAAAAGAACGAATTATTCTTAATATAAATTCAATGCAAACGCAACGCATCTTCATCAGATATATTAAGCAAAAAAACCCGACCGTTACAAGACTAAAAATCATCAGTTTCATTATACAAACAATTAACAATCACAAGATCTAAATCGATGAACACAACAATCAAATGCATAACACGCAAAActctgaaaataaaagaaaaagaacaggTAATCTTTTAAATGCAGCTTAACATTTTAACAAAGTTTTGAAGATTCCTAACAAAAAAAATAACAAGAATAACTCTGGCTCCGAAAACAGAGACAAGATTGATGAGATAAGAAAGCGCAAACGAAAGATCGGAGGAAAGAGAGGGGAAACCTCAGCAGAGCAACCACGTATCTCCCTTAAGATGACTTTGTCGAGGCCATTAACGCCTTTACAGTGCTCGACATACACATTCTCTGAAGCCATCTAATGAAATTCTTCAATTTCTGGAAAGAGAACAGAGGGGGGAAAAATCATATAAAGGAGAGAAGGAAAGAGAGAGTGAGAAGTGGAGTATTTCGGAGGATGTTTGTTCTGAGGGGGTCTACTTAATTAAGGAAATAtcagataatttatttttatttcgtaagtttttttcttttccttttagtAAGTTTATTTTATTTCGGAACGTAACAATAACGTGTGTTTACGGCTTTACGCTCCATTATTATCCTTTTAAAAAACGACGGCATCACGATTGCTAGAATAAGTCACATTAACCGTATTATTATCGATGAAAATAGGTAAACGAGTGAAGCttctaatttgatttttttactaaaaaaagcaatttaattttatatattttaaaatgtgtaAATTAATTCCTTCatgaaatattaaatttatgttttaaattatttttcagatAAACTATAAAATAGTCATCCagttatatttttcattttattatgaTCATTCGCAATTAATATTTTCGATTTaattactaaaatttttaaaattaaatattttaatcgaGCAAATGTGAGTATTTTATTGGTCTAATAATACAATTAGCCCTCTAATatttacaccttaaatcaatttaattataaatatagaaaattcaacaaatttaacccttaatgtttacaaaatttgtcattttagttctTTATAACTCATTGAGTAACTCACGTGagatattaaaatgataaaatagtaCACTCTTACAAGACATTTGCAtcaatttcttttattataatttgTGCTTCACATTGGACCAAACCAATTAATTTAgactctatctgaaataattgatTGCATTACCACCCGAAAAGTAACGTTTTTAAtgccttttattttcttttgaatcttaaattttttttttgtattttatctcAACTTTTTTAAAGTCATTTTGCAAGTGACTTGAAAGATGAtacttttttcttattttaattaaaaaaacttaCATCAGTTCAAATggactaaaataattaattttaaaaatttagttactAAATCAATAGAAATTATTAGTTGTGTGACAAAATAGAACGAAAGACATAAttgcataattatttttattgtttactcATAAAAATAATTTCGACATAAATATAACGTTTCACGTAccatttaacaaataaaatttaaagaatagaCTAATTAGtacatttcaaaatatataaaaattaatttactctgTAAAACCCAAAATGCAATTCATCTTCTCTTATACTTTTACCATGAAAATACTATATTTTAAAACCACCTGTTCTActccaaaataatattaaaaaattagccCATTTTAAGGTTAACTAACTTTTAAAAATGAATTTCGTAAAGTTTTAGATgattctaataatttttatataattttagtaATATTTTGGAgacagaattaaattatatattttataataataaaatataattttatcattttaatagtatatatttttaaaatttttaaaaggttaaattaaattttattattttgagagaacaaagtataattttactattagtaatttaaaattttataaattataaaattttatcattttaagagGTCAAAACCCGAGTCTCTACTAAACTCGCTATTGAATTTATAAACTTTTTTAAGAGATTGTCGTTCCAATTTTCGTAAAAAAATTAGCGAAAAGAAAACTATATACCATCGTCGATCAAATATGGtatacacaatatatatatatattcataatctAGCATGAATTTTATGTTGCAAATCGTGATGATGCATTTAAGAATCATTAAATTTTGTGTCGTATATGGTAAATGCAGCTAAAGTTTAttttttaaactaaaaataataataaattaaggaAAAAGTTAAAACTACAGAGCAAAATGAGGGAAACTAAGGcagataaatttaaaatatatgaaccccaaaaattttattttataatattttaaacttgtttctcgttcaaatatttttaattaacttaaatttttttatttttgtaaattcaTTGATTGAATTGATACCTCTTTTTCTCGTCCAACCAATAGACATAAACAGACATTTTAACACCATACTTAATTTAGGACCAACGCTCCATCAGAAGCATGCAATAATGCTGTATCCTCGTATATTAATGCTGTATCACACGTTCACTTAAGAAATAGATTTTGATTTGTCGGCCACCTTTAAGATGCCGTGCTTCACATgatttcatcatatatatataccgtGTTTGGTTTATGAGAAAATGAAACATCATCAAATTTGATTTGATTGCTTTGGTTAAATGTAGTATTGTTTCATATACATACTGAACTGAAAATCAAAGTCATTTACTCTGATGTGATGTTGCATACCTTCTTTTTCTATAAAGGTTTACTGTTTAAGGTTAAAGTTATATTTCAGTATTTATATATTCTATAAAAGAACATTGTACAACAAGTAGGGCATTTGGgggaataaattttcttttcagtcAATACTGTAAAACAACCTATATATGATACAAAAAGAGTATCGTGCTACAAACCAGAAGCTTAATCCAGTTATGCAATCACCTTTAAAATTCAGGGTCCAATAGATTTACAattcgaatctcaacctctacaACTCCTTTCCACCTTTCCTTTTCCTTAGACTATGACCTCATTTGTAGTAGGTCATAACTGTTTCGAATCGTCTCTTTCTAGCTTCTGTTAGGATCATATGGTTTAAGAGCTCAGTTCTACCTCCATCCGTGCACCGGATGGAAATAAAATTACACCTGAACTTAGAAGGTTAAGATATGTGCAGGCTGTAGAAGTAAGAAACAAGAAGAGAGGCAACAGATGAGCAAAGTAATTCAGAAACTAACCTGAGCGTTATCTGTTTTATATTTTTGCAGTTCTTCTTGGGCACAAATGAGCCTACATACAACAAACCAAGGTTCAGACTAGTTTTTATGTTTTGAGATGGTAAAATTAAGAAGCAAAAAGAGAACAGAATGCACTAGACATTGGAATACCTCCACTGTAACTCGGATATTTCATGAAGCAACTCCTTCTCCCTATCATGAGCTACTTCCAACTGCAATTCAAGAAAAATATGTTTCCCAAATGAATTGTGCAAGACGAAGATCTAGATTCGGGATCATTCATGCAACCTCAAAATCATGTAGGTCGATGAGGGGATTACAGATGATGTAAGATAAAGTTGAACGTTATAGCATAATAATGATTGACAGCGAACCAACAAACCAATGCCAAATGGAAACATGGGAACTCCACTGTAGAGCTTTCGTAGAACCTGTTGGAAACACACACAAACTACTACTTCCTGCTTTTCGGCAACACATTTCGCTCAATTCATTATTGACCTTCACATTGCTCTATCACCAAAATATTATTCCATGCTTCAATTTTTATTGTATGTTCCCTTAAGTTGTCGACAACTCATCCTAATTAAAGATCCCACACATGTATTCCAAAATTTCAATTCATAAAGTGCAGGACTCTGCGTTCACAATTTTTTTACGGCAGAGACTATATTTTTTGAGATTACCTTGGCTGATTTTTAATGATAGAACCCTATACGACGTACCAAAGATTTCTCTGTGACAGTTGAGACATTAGCTGGCATGGAAGCTCCCTCGAATGGGCGGTTGGCTAAATAATGGAGAAATAGAAAATGTAAGATCATCTAATTTGGATTCATTAAAGAGAGGAATAGGAGAGTTTTGAGGAGCGTTAATTTTAGCACACCTATAGAGTCACCAGCAGAAACTTGCTTCATCAGATTAAGAATATGATCCTGTTGATGAAAGCAAGCCAAGTAGAGACATTAGCTTTACAGATACAGTGGTAAAATGGCAAAAATATGTGTCTAACTTATACCCTTTGAAGAATGTTTGTCTGCAAAACGGATTGCAATAATGGGAAAAGTTGATTGGATGAAGAAGCTGATGGTGTGGCAACAGGAGTTGATGATGAAGCAGCATCAGATGGTGCTGCTGCTGACACTAAAGGATGTGGGTCCATCAACTGCATAACCCATAACACTGACATTATAAAGATTATAAGAAAATAAGTAAGATTATAGATATGTTTATTTTTTCCAGGCGTACGAGGCATCTTTGTCTAGTTAGGTTGATTGAAAAACTACGCATGCATCCAAGATCAATTATCACTTCCTTCTTGATGCTTGAACACAAGCCACCTACACAATGGTTCATGTGGACTCTGAGATTTTCTGAGTGTGATATGTGATGCTCAATCAGCTCTCAAAGCAGTCATAAGGTAAGGTTAGTTTTTACATAAGGTTTAGAGCATCCCTTTAGCCTGCTTTTCCTTGAATCTCTGGAAAAGCAGCTTTAAGCTCCCCTTTCTTCTTTACTAATACTTGTTAGGCTTACTTATTGTCCGAAAATTTTTTGTTACGGATACAGTTCAATCTCTTATAAATCAAGTCAGATACCTAATCATGCATTTACTAGAGAACTACAAAATGGGGTAATAGTTCTAATGCTGGGTGTAAAAGGCAATTTGGCACATAAGGCTTTGCTTGGTAGAGTGGAAAGAAAATTGGAAAGACAAAAAATTGAAGAGGTGGAAAAATAGAAATATGGAAAATATTATTTCCAAAGGTGTGCTTGGTAGGAAAGATAGAAAAATGAAAAGAGTAAGGCTAATTTATATCCCTTATGAGAAAAAGAAGCAAGAGCCAGACCGGAAAGATATAAATCACCTTCTCTAATTGCACATTTTCAGAGGTAACCTTAAAACGACCCCTTTGCTGAACAACAGGTGGCTTTGCTTTCTCATCTAGATCATCACTGTTCATTGCTGCAATTACACTTTCGTTACTTGGGAAGTAAATCAACTTGGAGTGGCAAGAGAGCAAAATAATCAAATCAACCAACCAAAAGACAAAAACTGGATTTTTGCACGACAAAAGCTAGAGAGTGAACAATTAACACTTGCCTGATGATTTAGTAGATGCCTTAGAAGGAAGCTCTGAAATACTATCCTCCTTTACTGCCACTCCATTGACACCAGAAATATTCTGGGACTGGTTTTGCTTATCACTGGAAAACTTCATAAAATGAGTGAATGTTGAAAAAATAGTATGATAAAAGGATGACAATAATACTAATACTACGGTTAATGTTGTGTAAATGAATTGGATGGGATGATAGTTTAATAGAAGTTTGGATAAATGTTTCCCAGATGTCTAAAGATTACCCCTTGTCAACTCTCTGATTCACACAACTCGAACCATATGGGTAAATATAGATCACATGATTTGGCTTTTATTCTATCAAATTGGAAATCAAGCATCTGGTATGCCCATGATAATCATAGGCCAAGATTTACAACAACAATTTCATTGCTGACATAAAAAGCAGGACATCATGCTTTATCTCAAAGGGACAACAGGCAACGAATGGAGTTTGCAGAACTAATTCTTGGGAGAGGAACTTTACACAATAAGACAAGCAAATTAAGTTGCCACACTACTGGTGCAACAGAGAAGTAAGCATTAGAACCAAGAAAATTTAAAGAATTATGCAGGTAAAGTATCAAACCTTTCTCCTTTAATTAGAAGAATTATGCAGGCAAAGCATTAAACAAGCAAAATAAAGTATCAAACCTTTCTGGTGTAGGGGTGCTCCCTAAAGTTGCTAACCTttgaagagaaggtttggtcatgTTATCAAAAGATTTTCCATTGAGTTCCAAAACATGCTTTTCACTTGGATTACTTTCAAGATGATCATCATGACAAAGGGAAATCACATTCAGTTCATTGGTGGGACTAGCAACGCTCGAGTCATCATCAGATCTTTCAGATCTAGCTCTGGATGGTCAAACACAGACATAATTACATTACTTACAGTAAATGAAGACTTAGTTAAAGTATGAGACCTGATGTGACACTTCTGGGGAAAGAAGActattcaaaatttaatttagCACAGGCATGATACACTATGTTCTTATAACTTCCTATACTTGAACAAAAGagacaaaaaatttaaaaaagcaTGAATGTCAGATAATTAATAACATACTTGGCAAAATTTGTTGTTGGTTCAACAGCTGCAAAAGAAACTGGCTGATTCAGGACCAGATCATTATCTTCCTGTGGAAGCTAGACCATCATGAACCACCCAAAAGGGATCTTGTAGTAAAGAATAAATGACCAAGCACAAGGCATACAGAACcaaaaaaaatactaataataatgAAGTACTTTATATGTGGCCTGAGAAGAGGTGTGCGGTTCTGATTGCTTCTCTTGTCCATCAAGAGTAGACAAAGAACTTGAACTCCCTCCCTGGGTAGTTTCGGATATAACATCTTCATCCTGAATCTGACAAAACAGAAAAAAAGAAGAATATGCCAATTCCAAAGAATTTGAAAACAAACATAGAAGTTTCATGTAAAGGATGAAAGGAAAGAAACCATTACTGTACCAGGGAAGCCTGAGCTTTCACATCTTCAAGATTGAAATTCCATTCACTTATCCCACGTTTATATTCATTCTGCTCGTTATTACAAAAGCATAGAAAAATCATGAACTTAAGATCATGAAATCCTATCAGTAGCCATAGTAGCAGAATATATTACATCCATGAGCAGGAAAGTAGAATATGCATCCATGATAGAACAGAGTAAATTACATATTGGTGGAAGTAAAAATCCACAAAGCGAACATACACTTACAAATTACCAATCAAAGTTAATAATATAAATTGCAGTCTAAACCCATACTCTAGTATTGACTTCATGATCTAACCAAAAGTTTTAATTCAATAATCATGACTTAACACAAGAACATCATAAAGACCACTTGTTTCAAGTTTTTAAAGTTCTAACCTGCGATAGTTCTTCTTTTTCACCATCTGGCATTTTCTTTTGCGCAAGCatatcttcttcttttctctatgTTTGAAAATGATAGCATTTGTGAGTATAACATAGAAATTTAAACATAACGGGAGGCTTAATGATACAAACTAAGAACCATATGCCTAAAAGTAGCATGCTAACCTTCAATGCTTGGATACGATCACCAAGAGCAGGCAATCCATCTAGAAGTGTTCGTGATATATAATCACTTGACCTCGCTTGCTTAAAAAAAGAATGTTTTAATAATTTCTTCGCTGAAGGTCTTTTTGAAGGATCTTTCACCAAGCAACTAGCAATCATTTGCTTGAAAGactgaagagaaaagagaaacaCAAGATGAACACATCACTTTATCTAATTAAATCCGACTATTGAGAGTTTTGGAGTGATTAAAGCTTACCTTAGAAAACTTCTTATCTCTTTCATAATCCAGGCCAGGAGGTGCATTTTGCAAGGTCATAAGCAATACCTAAGAACAACAGATAGGTTTTTAAATCAGAATAACTGTTAAGGTCCGGCAAATGATCAGGATTATGCCAAAGGGGATCACAGAAGCTATCCACCTTCATTGGAGGATATTTTGAAAAAGGAGCATGGCCATGAGCAAGCTCTAGTGCAGTTATACCGAATGACCAGATATCCGCCCTACATGGATTTTGCCAAATAAACATCAACATGATGCCACCTAAGGAGCATAAATATACTTTTTGAGAAAACAATAGATTTACTTGAAATCATAACCATGAAGTTGCTCCATAACCTCAGGTGCCATCCTGAAACAATGGAGAGGAAATTAGTCCACAGATTATAAGAAACATCGAAAGTTTGCCACTCTTGTAAGTCCAGTGAGACATCTCTTCAAAATTAAGATGCTCTATGAACAGGATTAGCTGGTTGTTCTGTAATCTACATTTCTATGGGTTGATAAGGATATATCTAGCCTTTGCTATACATAAAATATCTGGCACTCAAGAATGCTATCTAAGAACTAGGAACTAATTGAAATTTAGACATGATAATGTAAACATACCAGCAAGGTGTCCCTACAAATGTATTCCTCAGGCGTTGCCTATCACCTGATTCAAAAATGCAAGCTGAAACACCAAAGTCCCCCAACTTGATTCCACCGCGGGAGTCAATAAGAATATTCCCAGCCTGTTGAACAAGATCATTGAGGAACAAAGAAACCAAGTACTTCATTTTTACATAAGAAACAAATAATTAAGCTTTAATCAAAATTCTAGGAGCTCACAACAAAATAATCAAGATATTCCACTTGAAGTTGCAATGAAGAAATAATCAACTCAAACATATATTGCACAAATCAGAACCTCTGTTGTAGCAGAAATACTATCTTCACTTGCCCTAACGATtttcagtatgtatgccttttGACTAGCAAATAACTTGCTCAATCGTAGAGAATTAGAGATAAAATAAACTGAACCAGTACGAGCTTGGTTTTAACCCTCCCCCCCGGCCCAAAGAATTACATGTGTATAGCTCAAATGATGCTACAAACTGTAATAATCACTAAAATATAATAGCACACACAAACACAATAGCTTTAAATCATGATGAAGACCAAATGCTTAC is part of the Gossypium arboreum isolate Shixiya-1 chromosome 5, ASM2569848v2, whole genome shotgun sequence genome and harbors:
- the LOC108450360 gene encoding putative glucose-6-phosphate 1-epimerase gives rise to the protein MASENVYVEHCKGVNGLDKVILREIRGCSAEVYLDGGQVTSWKNEFREQLLFLSSKATFKPPNAIRGGIQICFPQFGTIDSLEQHGFARNRLWSVDPDPPPFPANTSHRAFVDLILRHSEEEVKIWPHRYECRLRIALGPGGDLMLTSRIRNTNTDGKSFTFTFAYHTYFSVTDISEVRVEGLETLDYLDNLKNRERFTEQGDALTFESEVDKVYLSTPTKIAILDHDRKRTFVLRKDGLPDAVVWNPWDKKAKAMTDFGDDEYKHMLCVTAACVEKPIILKPGEEWKGRLEISAVPSSYCSGQLDPRRIFRSN
- the LOC108489961 gene encoding serine/threonine-protein kinase BLUS1-like; translation: MEKKKYPIGPEYYILHEEVGQGVSASVRRAHCIPFDEIVAIKILDFERDNCDLNNISREAQTMVLVDHPNVLKSHCSFVSDHNLWVVMPYMSGGSCLHILKAAYPDGFEEVVIATVLREVLKGLEYLHHHGHIHRDVKAGNILIDSRGGIKLGDFGVSACIFESGDRQRLRNTFVGTPCWMAPEVMEQLHGYDFKADIWSFGITALELAHGHAPFSKYPPMKVLLMTLQNAPPGLDYERDKKFSKSFKQMIASCLVKDPSKRPSAKKLLKHSFFKQARSSDYISRTLLDGLPALGDRIQALKRKEEDMLAQKKMPDGEKEELSQNEYKRGISEWNFNLEDVKAQASLIQDEDVISETTQGGSSSSLSTLDGQEKQSEPHTSSQATYKEDNDLVLNQPVSFAAVEPTTNFAKARSERSDDDSSVASPTNELNVISLCHDDHLESNPSEKHVLELNGKSFDNMTKPSLQSDKQNQSQNISGVNGVAVKEDSISELPSKASTKSSAMNSDDLDEKAKPPVVQQRGRFKVTSENVQLEKLMDPHPLVSAAAPSDAASSSTPVATPSASSSNQLFPLLQSVLQTNILQRDHILNLMKQVSAGDSIANRPFEGASMPANVSTVTEKSLLEVAHDREKELLHEISELQWRLICAQEELQKYKTDNAQV